One [Limnothrix rosea] IAM M-220 genomic window carries:
- a CDS encoding SMI1/KNR4 family protein codes for MYEWLGDFHQRCDGINSGRDDYFRLAPQGATAAELALVEDCLGVELSPSHRAFLSGWDGLDLMGSRIFSTGDILAGLDDIPFAPFEGSLERRSQDLLASTKLCGTYLYYGDMPAYQFICRSFDTTGIVYCLDTHHTNYGEYGVCKYDPEYDFEHHLQQHFPSFEAMLLWDVMMFALDDMADVVGDSLLDLSDDEADQIICEFATWAIAVKTQLIQRGAQISADYQVNWSHWQ; via the coding sequence ATGTATGAATGGCTAGGGGATTTCCATCAGCGCTGTGATGGGATTAATTCAGGTCGTGATGATTATTTTCGTCTAGCGCCACAGGGCGCAACGGCAGCAGAATTAGCCTTGGTGGAAGATTGTTTAGGGGTGGAATTATCGCCGTCCCACCGTGCTTTTTTAAGTGGTTGGGATGGTCTGGATCTAATGGGTAGCCGTATTTTTTCGACGGGCGACATTTTGGCTGGCTTGGATGATATTCCTTTCGCCCCCTTTGAGGGCAGTCTGGAGCGGCGATCGCAGGATCTGTTGGCGAGTACTAAACTGTGTGGCACTTATCTGTATTACGGGGACATGCCCGCCTATCAATTTATTTGCCGTAGTTTTGATACGACAGGCATTGTGTATTGCTTGGACACTCATCACACTAACTACGGTGAATATGGGGTTTGTAAATATGATCCCGAATATGATTTTGAACACCATCTACAGCAGCATTTTCCAAGTTTTGAGGCGATGTTGCTGTGGGATGTGATGATGTTTGCTCTGGATGATATGGCTGATGTTGTGGGTGATTCACTGCTTGATTTATCGGATGATGAAGCAGATCAAATAATTTGTGAGTTTGCAACTTGGGCGATCGCCGTTAAAACACAATTGATCCAACGCGGCGCTCAGATTAGTGCCGATTACCAAGTAAATTGGTCACACTGGCAGTAG